One stretch of Bombus terrestris chromosome 5, iyBomTerr1.2, whole genome shotgun sequence DNA includes these proteins:
- the LOC100644718 gene encoding uncharacterized protein LOC100644718 isoform X3 — MEDTRQQVLLKEPPEISWENTLGAPDGVPFDDDTKELLRRCIDVSTSTPTTLPQIIERSEAFPINFPINTVRCSTLRDRGISTNTLEMNANSVYPVIHEAMLPLLARWLKHKRLYGSAIERAMYKDMGLVQFIHRLLEKRAVHFYGSDDRWKLIDGKTGVDGWENVGTDHEKEPLVLTKCLSYDEIKLSAMMAMSSHTEFINDGSRENRGVVSTDPDSVQPRGVIIGVVGTRFERPRFMEYQDILITPLQNTAENGYGPQTAGSSEEIRGLRVLWAKFYGEEYHPLYEETLKRIKSKENRRYLSLISQTVFDIENYMKRTLLTVEIILLEANTRAEKQNTTAFLHVVGFGLGVWRLTQEQEVYFLKTFEIALRKMNKKLRYVSDIMFAYFQQRKCGDAGNGDYLGDIRIHFALREPHSKLFRASDANKLLVVTYAWDGNALPGNEFWSGHLTSSGDSAAACSTQIAELHTFRINPRACGASLHIASAQHGILHISDYAKLHLA; from the exons ATGGAAGATACTCGTCAACAGGTGTTGTTGAAGGAACCACCGGAAATATCGTGGGAGAACACGCTTGGCGCTCCGGATGGCGTTCCATTTGACGATGACACCAAGGAATTACTCAGAAGATGCATCGATGTATCGACATCCACACCCACCACTCTGCCGCAAATCATTGAGCGAAGCGAGGCGTTTCCTATAAACTTTCCTATTAACACCGTAAGATGTTCCACGCTGAGAGACAGGGGAATTAGCACAAACacccttgag ATGAACGCGAATTCGGTTTATCCTGTGATACACGAAGCAATGTTACCATTGTTAGCTCGATGGTTGAAGCATAAACGGCTCTATGGTAGTGCAATCGAGAGAGCCATGTATAAAGATATGGGCTTGGTACAATTCATTCACCGTTTACTAGAAAAGCGAGCCGTGCATTTCTATGGATCTGATGATCGATGGAAATTAATCGACGGTAAGACAGGCGTGGACGGATGGGAAAATGTTGGCACGGATCACGAGAAAGAACCACTG GTATTAACGAAATGTTTGTCATACGATGAGATCAAACTGTCCGCGATGATGGCGATGTCTTCCCACACAGAATTCATAAACGACGGCTCGCGCGAGAACAGAGGCGTCGTGAGTACCGATCCAGACTCTGTACAGCCGAGAGGAGTCATTATAGGTGTCGTGGGAACAAG ATTTGAACGCCCACGCTTTATGGAATACCAGGACATCCTTATTACTCCTCTGCAAAACACTGCCGAGAATGG ATACGGGCCGCAAACAGCTGGAAGCTCGGAAGAGATACGTGGGCTGCGAGTTTTATGGGCCAAATTTTATGGCGAGGAATACCATCCGCTGTACGAGGAAACGCTGAAACGAATTAAATCAAAAGAAAACAGAAGATATCTCTCGTTGATAAGTCAAACAGTCTTCGATATCGAGAATTACATGAAAAGGACACTGCTCACCGTAGAAATCATACTTCTCGAAGCAAATACACGAGCGGAGAAGCAAAACACGACTGCTTTCTTACACGTTGTCGGCTTTGGCCTCG ggGTATGGAGACTTACTCAAGAGCAagaagtatattttttaaagactttCGAGATCGCCCTTAGGAAAATGAACAAGAAACTGAGATACGTATCCGATATAATGTTCGCGTATTTCCAACAGCGGAAGTGCGGCGACGCTGGAAACGGCGATTATCTTGGAG ATATAAGAATTCACTTCGCTCTCAGGGAACCTCATAGCAAACTATTCAGAGCCTCGGACGCGAATAAACTTCTCGTAGTGACGTACGCGTGGGATGGAAACGCGTTGCCAG GAAACGAATTCTGGAGCGGGCATTTGACATCGAGTGGAGATTCAGCGGCAGCGTGTAGTACTCAAATCGCAGAATTGCATACTTTCAGAATAAATCCTCGAGCATGTGGAGCCAGCTTGCACATTGCATCTGCGCAGCATGGTATTTTGCACATATCAGATTACGCGAAGCTACACCTTGCTTAG
- the LOC100644718 gene encoding uncharacterized protein LOC100644718 isoform X2, with protein MVFTFFSVSSVCVILIQYILYNIYINTIIQKKHTPAENQRQMEDTRQQVLLKEPPEISWENTLGAPDGVPFDDDTKELLRRCIDVSTSTPTTLPQIIERSEAFPINFPINTVRCSTLRDRGISTNTLEMNANSVYPVIHEAMLPLLARWLKHKRLYGSAIERAMYKDMGLVQFIHRLLEKRAVHFYGSDDRWKLIDGKTGVDGWENVGTDHEKEPLVLTKCLSYDEIKLSAMMAMSSHTEFINDGSRENRGVVSTDPDSVQPRGVIIGVVGTRFERPRFMEYQDILITPLQNTAENGYGPQTAGSSEEIRGLRVLWAKFYGEEYHPLYEETLKRIKSKENRRYLSLISQTVFDIENYMKRTLLTVEIILLEANTRAEKQNTTAFLHVVGFGLGVWRLTQEQEVYFLKTFEIALRKMNKKLRYVSDIMFAYFQQRKCGDAGNGDYLGDIRIHFALREPHSKLFRASDANKLLVVTYAWDGNALPGNEFWSGHLTSSGDSAAACSTQIAELHTFRINPRACGASLHIASAQHGILHISDYAKLHLA; from the exons ATGGTTTTTACGTTTTTCTCAGTCTCCAGTGTTTGTgtaatattaatacaatatatattatacaatatatatattaatacaataatacaGAAGAAGCATACTCCTGCAGAA AATCAACGACAGATGGAAGATACTCGTCAACAGGTGTTGTTGAAGGAACCACCGGAAATATCGTGGGAGAACACGCTTGGCGCTCCGGATGGCGTTCCATTTGACGATGACACCAAGGAATTACTCAGAAGATGCATCGATGTATCGACATCCACACCCACCACTCTGCCGCAAATCATTGAGCGAAGCGAGGCGTTTCCTATAAACTTTCCTATTAACACCGTAAGATGTTCCACGCTGAGAGACAGGGGAATTAGCACAAACacccttgag ATGAACGCGAATTCGGTTTATCCTGTGATACACGAAGCAATGTTACCATTGTTAGCTCGATGGTTGAAGCATAAACGGCTCTATGGTAGTGCAATCGAGAGAGCCATGTATAAAGATATGGGCTTGGTACAATTCATTCACCGTTTACTAGAAAAGCGAGCCGTGCATTTCTATGGATCTGATGATCGATGGAAATTAATCGACGGTAAGACAGGCGTGGACGGATGGGAAAATGTTGGCACGGATCACGAGAAAGAACCACTG GTATTAACGAAATGTTTGTCATACGATGAGATCAAACTGTCCGCGATGATGGCGATGTCTTCCCACACAGAATTCATAAACGACGGCTCGCGCGAGAACAGAGGCGTCGTGAGTACCGATCCAGACTCTGTACAGCCGAGAGGAGTCATTATAGGTGTCGTGGGAACAAG ATTTGAACGCCCACGCTTTATGGAATACCAGGACATCCTTATTACTCCTCTGCAAAACACTGCCGAGAATGG ATACGGGCCGCAAACAGCTGGAAGCTCGGAAGAGATACGTGGGCTGCGAGTTTTATGGGCCAAATTTTATGGCGAGGAATACCATCCGCTGTACGAGGAAACGCTGAAACGAATTAAATCAAAAGAAAACAGAAGATATCTCTCGTTGATAAGTCAAACAGTCTTCGATATCGAGAATTACATGAAAAGGACACTGCTCACCGTAGAAATCATACTTCTCGAAGCAAATACACGAGCGGAGAAGCAAAACACGACTGCTTTCTTACACGTTGTCGGCTTTGGCCTCG ggGTATGGAGACTTACTCAAGAGCAagaagtatattttttaaagactttCGAGATCGCCCTTAGGAAAATGAACAAGAAACTGAGATACGTATCCGATATAATGTTCGCGTATTTCCAACAGCGGAAGTGCGGCGACGCTGGAAACGGCGATTATCTTGGAG ATATAAGAATTCACTTCGCTCTCAGGGAACCTCATAGCAAACTATTCAGAGCCTCGGACGCGAATAAACTTCTCGTAGTGACGTACGCGTGGGATGGAAACGCGTTGCCAG GAAACGAATTCTGGAGCGGGCATTTGACATCGAGTGGAGATTCAGCGGCAGCGTGTAGTACTCAAATCGCAGAATTGCATACTTTCAGAATAAATCCTCGAGCATGTGGAGCCAGCTTGCACATTGCATCTGCGCAGCATGGTATTTTGCACATATCAGATTACGCGAAGCTACACCTTGCTTAG
- the LOC100644718 gene encoding uncharacterized protein LOC100644718 isoform X1, whose amino-acid sequence MSLFACCIRQNQRQMEDTRQQVLLKEPPEISWENTLGAPDGVPFDDDTKELLRRCIDVSTSTPTTLPQIIERSEAFPINFPINTVRCSTLRDRGISTNTLEMNANSVYPVIHEAMLPLLARWLKHKRLYGSAIERAMYKDMGLVQFIHRLLEKRAVHFYGSDDRWKLIDGKTGVDGWENVGTDHEKEPLVLTKCLSYDEIKLSAMMAMSSHTEFINDGSRENRGVVSTDPDSVQPRGVIIGVVGTRFERPRFMEYQDILITPLQNTAENGYGPQTAGSSEEIRGLRVLWAKFYGEEYHPLYEETLKRIKSKENRRYLSLISQTVFDIENYMKRTLLTVEIILLEANTRAEKQNTTAFLHVVGFGLGVWRLTQEQEVYFLKTFEIALRKMNKKLRYVSDIMFAYFQQRKCGDAGNGDYLGDIRIHFALREPHSKLFRASDANKLLVVTYAWDGNALPGNEFWSGHLTSSGDSAAACSTQIAELHTFRINPRACGASLHIASAQHGILHISDYAKLHLA is encoded by the exons ATGTCACTGTTCGCCTGTTGCATACGTCAG AATCAACGACAGATGGAAGATACTCGTCAACAGGTGTTGTTGAAGGAACCACCGGAAATATCGTGGGAGAACACGCTTGGCGCTCCGGATGGCGTTCCATTTGACGATGACACCAAGGAATTACTCAGAAGATGCATCGATGTATCGACATCCACACCCACCACTCTGCCGCAAATCATTGAGCGAAGCGAGGCGTTTCCTATAAACTTTCCTATTAACACCGTAAGATGTTCCACGCTGAGAGACAGGGGAATTAGCACAAACacccttgag ATGAACGCGAATTCGGTTTATCCTGTGATACACGAAGCAATGTTACCATTGTTAGCTCGATGGTTGAAGCATAAACGGCTCTATGGTAGTGCAATCGAGAGAGCCATGTATAAAGATATGGGCTTGGTACAATTCATTCACCGTTTACTAGAAAAGCGAGCCGTGCATTTCTATGGATCTGATGATCGATGGAAATTAATCGACGGTAAGACAGGCGTGGACGGATGGGAAAATGTTGGCACGGATCACGAGAAAGAACCACTG GTATTAACGAAATGTTTGTCATACGATGAGATCAAACTGTCCGCGATGATGGCGATGTCTTCCCACACAGAATTCATAAACGACGGCTCGCGCGAGAACAGAGGCGTCGTGAGTACCGATCCAGACTCTGTACAGCCGAGAGGAGTCATTATAGGTGTCGTGGGAACAAG ATTTGAACGCCCACGCTTTATGGAATACCAGGACATCCTTATTACTCCTCTGCAAAACACTGCCGAGAATGG ATACGGGCCGCAAACAGCTGGAAGCTCGGAAGAGATACGTGGGCTGCGAGTTTTATGGGCCAAATTTTATGGCGAGGAATACCATCCGCTGTACGAGGAAACGCTGAAACGAATTAAATCAAAAGAAAACAGAAGATATCTCTCGTTGATAAGTCAAACAGTCTTCGATATCGAGAATTACATGAAAAGGACACTGCTCACCGTAGAAATCATACTTCTCGAAGCAAATACACGAGCGGAGAAGCAAAACACGACTGCTTTCTTACACGTTGTCGGCTTTGGCCTCG ggGTATGGAGACTTACTCAAGAGCAagaagtatattttttaaagactttCGAGATCGCCCTTAGGAAAATGAACAAGAAACTGAGATACGTATCCGATATAATGTTCGCGTATTTCCAACAGCGGAAGTGCGGCGACGCTGGAAACGGCGATTATCTTGGAG ATATAAGAATTCACTTCGCTCTCAGGGAACCTCATAGCAAACTATTCAGAGCCTCGGACGCGAATAAACTTCTCGTAGTGACGTACGCGTGGGATGGAAACGCGTTGCCAG GAAACGAATTCTGGAGCGGGCATTTGACATCGAGTGGAGATTCAGCGGCAGCGTGTAGTACTCAAATCGCAGAATTGCATACTTTCAGAATAAATCCTCGAGCATGTGGAGCCAGCTTGCACATTGCATCTGCGCAGCATGGTATTTTGCACATATCAGATTACGCGAAGCTACACCTTGCTTAG